A stretch of Microbacterium sp. 4R-513 DNA encodes these proteins:
- a CDS encoding metalloregulator ArsR/SmtB family transcription factor, with protein MIGTLTALAEPNRLAIVELLKRGPLPVGAIVDDLGLSQPLVSKHLKVLSDAAIVDRRVDGKRRIYALEKGAFDELERWLDSFASVWDERFDRLQAHLDRTEHGS; from the coding sequence ATGATCGGAACGCTGACCGCCCTCGCCGAGCCGAATCGGCTCGCCATCGTCGAGCTGCTCAAGCGCGGGCCCCTCCCCGTCGGCGCGATCGTGGACGACCTCGGGCTGAGCCAGCCGCTCGTGTCGAAGCACCTCAAGGTGCTCAGCGACGCCGCGATCGTCGACCGGCGCGTCGACGGCAAGCGCCGCATCTACGCGCTCGAGAAGGGTGCCTTCGACGAGCTCGAGCGCTGGCTCGACTCCTTCGCGTCCGTGTGGGACGAGCGCTTCGATCGTCTGCAGGCCCACCTGGATCGCACGGAGCACGGATCATGA
- a CDS encoding alpha/beta fold hydrolase produces the protein MTGLLVAKNLDRLEIVLERELRGGVEAVWRSWTTADELEAWWGPEGWQTTVRALDVRPGGLWHFGMGPVGSAPEVWLRAIYTEVIQGSLLSYVEGFSDETGADLDPASQRVTVEFIGLDEGRTRLVHRTRFPSAARLEEIAALGMVGGLGKRIRPSRALPEERAMTLTASPTEVRSADGTRIAVYRQGAGPAIILIDPALGAHKSSARLSRVLAPSFDVLSYDRRGRGGSGDAHPDTAEPAHEVEDIDALIDLAGGSAILFGTSSGAALALEAAARLGNRVTGVVAYEAPFICDDSRPPVAADLPARIAASVAAGDRSAAARAFFVEAVGVPRFGVAVMRVLPFWRDAKALTRTLRYDFALLDGLQSGQPLPAERWSGLTAPTVAMAGSKSPAFFHDTAKALAAILPTVEYEALEGGHHGTPEMSPDALARRILERFGARA, from the coding sequence ATGACCGGCCTTCTCGTGGCGAAGAACCTGGACCGGCTAGAGATCGTGCTCGAGCGCGAGCTGCGCGGCGGTGTCGAAGCCGTATGGCGCAGCTGGACCACCGCCGACGAGCTCGAGGCGTGGTGGGGACCGGAGGGCTGGCAGACGACGGTCCGCGCACTCGACGTGCGACCCGGCGGACTCTGGCACTTCGGGATGGGGCCGGTGGGCTCGGCACCGGAGGTCTGGCTTCGCGCGATCTACACGGAGGTCATCCAGGGGTCCCTGCTCTCCTACGTGGAGGGCTTCTCGGACGAGACGGGTGCCGACCTCGATCCCGCCTCGCAGCGCGTGACCGTCGAGTTCATCGGGCTCGACGAGGGCCGGACGCGCCTCGTGCACCGCACCCGTTTCCCCTCCGCCGCCCGTCTCGAAGAGATCGCCGCCCTCGGCATGGTCGGGGGGCTGGGCAAGCGGATTCGACCGTCTCGAGCACTTCCTGAGGAGCGCGCCATGACACTCACCGCCTCTCCCACCGAGGTCCGCTCAGCGGACGGCACCCGGATCGCCGTGTACCGGCAGGGGGCCGGACCCGCGATCATCCTGATCGATCCCGCCCTCGGTGCGCACAAGAGCTCGGCCAGGCTGTCCCGCGTCCTCGCGCCGAGCTTCGATGTCCTGAGCTACGACCGGCGCGGCCGAGGCGGGAGCGGAGACGCGCACCCCGACACGGCCGAGCCCGCTCACGAGGTGGAAGACATCGATGCGCTCATCGACCTCGCGGGCGGCTCGGCCATCCTCTTCGGCACGTCGTCGGGCGCAGCCCTCGCACTCGAGGCGGCCGCCCGGCTCGGGAACCGCGTGACCGGCGTGGTGGCATACGAGGCGCCCTTCATCTGCGACGACTCTCGGCCGCCCGTGGCCGCCGACCTGCCAGCCCGGATCGCGGCGTCCGTCGCCGCCGGCGATCGATCCGCGGCCGCGCGGGCGTTCTTCGTCGAGGCGGTCGGCGTGCCGCGATTCGGGGTCGCCGTCATGCGCGTCCTTCCGTTCTGGCGGGACGCCAAGGCGCTCACCCGCACGCTCCGCTACGACTTCGCGCTCCTCGACGGACTGCAGTCCGGGCAGCCGCTGCCCGCAGAGCGATGGTCCGGACTCACGGCCCCCACGGTTGCGATGGCCGGAAGCAAGAGCCCCGCGTTCTTCCACGACACCGCGAAGGCCCTGGCCGCGATTCTGCCGACGGTCGAGTACGAAGCCCTCGAGGGCGGCCATCACGGCACGCCCGAGATGTCGCCGGACGCGCTCGCGCGGCGCATCCTCGAGCGCTTCGGCGCCAGGGCCTGA
- a CDS encoding acyl-CoA dehydrogenase family protein encodes MTDFRARPGQSVEGYDVTGRLGTDYYAVFADIPAEDRAVWERAQGFIDEVGDRMLDAWDRAEYPLDIARRLGELDLLNDGIEHPGLTRFSPLAAGLVNMEISRGDGSLGTVVAVQGGLALRTLALFGSAAQQEAWLGPIARSEVPAAFALTEPDHGSDSVSLETVARRDGDEWVLDGAKKWIGNGASGGVTFVWARIDDEGAAEHGAVRCFLVEQSTPGYTGTVIEGKASLRAIHQAHIVLDAVRVPLEAVLPGAKSFKDASTVLYSTRSGVAWSALGHATACYEAALSYSQQRTQFGKPLAKFQMVQERLAQMLEELTAMQLYCRHLADLELSGGLRPTQASLAKYHNTRAARRIAASARDLLGGNGILLENGVMQHMADIEAIHTYEGTESIQALLIGRDITGMSAFA; translated from the coding sequence GTGACCGACTTCCGCGCCCGCCCCGGCCAGAGCGTCGAGGGCTACGACGTCACCGGCCGTCTCGGCACCGACTACTACGCGGTGTTCGCCGACATCCCCGCGGAGGATCGCGCGGTCTGGGAGCGAGCACAGGGGTTCATCGACGAGGTCGGCGACCGCATGCTCGACGCGTGGGATCGCGCCGAGTATCCGCTCGACATCGCACGGCGCCTCGGCGAGCTCGACCTGCTCAACGACGGGATCGAGCATCCCGGTCTCACCCGCTTCTCGCCCCTCGCCGCAGGCCTGGTGAACATGGAGATCTCGCGCGGCGACGGCTCGCTGGGCACCGTCGTCGCCGTGCAGGGCGGTCTGGCCCTGCGTACGCTCGCGCTCTTCGGCAGTGCCGCGCAGCAAGAGGCCTGGCTGGGCCCGATCGCGCGCTCCGAAGTGCCCGCGGCCTTCGCCCTCACCGAGCCGGATCACGGGTCGGACTCCGTCTCGCTCGAGACCGTCGCCCGCCGCGACGGAGACGAGTGGGTGCTCGACGGAGCCAAGAAGTGGATCGGCAACGGCGCCTCCGGCGGCGTGACCTTCGTGTGGGCGCGGATCGACGACGAGGGCGCGGCGGAGCACGGCGCGGTCCGGTGCTTCCTCGTCGAGCAGAGCACCCCGGGCTACACGGGCACCGTGATCGAGGGCAAAGCGTCGCTGCGAGCGATCCACCAGGCGCACATCGTGCTCGACGCCGTGCGGGTTCCGCTCGAGGCCGTGCTTCCCGGGGCGAAGAGCTTCAAGGATGCCTCGACCGTCCTCTACTCGACGCGATCCGGTGTCGCCTGGTCGGCGCTCGGGCACGCGACGGCCTGCTACGAGGCGGCACTGAGCTACTCGCAGCAGCGCACCCAGTTCGGCAAGCCCCTCGCGAAGTTCCAGATGGTGCAGGAGCGCCTCGCCCAGATGCTCGAGGAGCTCACGGCGATGCAGCTGTACTGCCGCCACCTCGCGGACCTCGAGCTGTCGGGCGGCCTCCGGCCCACCCAGGCGTCGCTCGCCAAGTACCACAACACCCGCGCCGCGCGCCGGATCGCGGCATCCGCTCGAGACCTCCTCGGCGGCAACGGCATCCTGCTCGAGAACGGCGTCATGCAGCACATGGCCGACATCGAGGCGATCCACACGTACGAGGGCACCGAATCGATCCAGGCCCTCCTCATCGGACGCGACATCACGGGCATGAGCGCCTTCGCCTGA
- a CDS encoding AAA family ATPase has protein sequence MPALASSPRMVGRRAELESLLEAFDEGRDGVPRTVVVRGEAGIGKTRLVQEFLTAAAGRQGGERPTIVATGQCVDLGPIGAPFGPIRRVLRDLHAAVGTETLRAAAGSPAVIATLAAFVPGIADEGAAADEHTGEFAEAIEVVLESLSAERHLVIVIEDLQWADAATLALLRTLASTLRGRHLTVVATYRSDDIDRFHPLRPVLAELDRTRAVVRVEIAPLSADEVAEQVALLSARDFPDDDVRALSDRSGGIPFLVEELVDLGEAQLPETLRDLVLARYARLSVLSQEVVRAMAAGGVRIDHDVLRAVSGRDDDELDAALREAIDARVIVADGAGYAFRHALTQEAVSGEMLPSERVRVHRRYAEHLAAHRTISPDAVSAEAEHWLVAREITPAFDATVVALRRSRATFAPATSVKLAERLTELWPQVPDAAARSGTTLAQLHLGAAQAWHELGDGERALRAANEGLSVAGDEPLVRAALLRQRFVHEFNTDKHPDRSDLHEAISLLEGLPGEEARVLLSRTLTNLVIEDSGPQSPGNLERAIAIAEELGDDTALAIALTNKSWRISDQERDEPRAVEPLERALALKVDPATRAYAGEAYVSLLSRLGRFSEAAALGKQLHADASRAGIERGTAAGIAVGVAHALFAVGDPDGALRYAQRARRLLDRPSRRAVVRLLATHYAWNDQPEERRALLEGERATLEESARRHPERRDWWVPETVDAALAAAAGLPPTTDASDWPGRIASIAAVVQGKGSPPAQRYAAAAGALVIRALGAGSSVDGVPELRQLVATAIDDWPAVGASPVIARFIRATLADADGGDPVASVEQWREVVAQTTVGIMPLRHRQIARLSLARALIASGGRDEAAEVLHAITTDAPAGGIASVGRWAAELARRAGVAASTHPASGVTGIDALTARERQVLALVAEGLTNSQIGERLFISPKTASVHVSAILAKVGAANRAEAAALFTAAAAEAS, from the coding sequence ATGCCCGCACTCGCGTCGAGCCCGCGTATGGTGGGCCGCCGCGCCGAGCTCGAGAGCCTCCTCGAGGCGTTCGACGAGGGTCGCGACGGTGTCCCGCGCACCGTGGTCGTGCGCGGCGAGGCGGGCATCGGCAAGACGCGGCTCGTGCAGGAGTTCCTGACCGCCGCAGCGGGGCGGCAGGGCGGGGAGCGGCCGACCATCGTCGCGACGGGCCAGTGCGTCGACCTCGGCCCCATCGGCGCGCCGTTCGGCCCGATCCGGCGCGTCCTGCGCGACCTCCACGCGGCGGTGGGGACCGAGACGCTGCGCGCGGCCGCCGGGTCGCCCGCGGTGATCGCGACGCTCGCCGCCTTCGTTCCCGGCATCGCGGACGAGGGCGCGGCCGCCGACGAGCACACCGGCGAGTTCGCCGAGGCTATCGAGGTCGTGCTCGAATCGCTGTCCGCCGAGCGGCATCTCGTCATCGTCATCGAAGACCTCCAGTGGGCGGATGCCGCGACCCTCGCGCTCCTCCGCACGCTCGCCAGCACGCTGCGCGGCCGGCACCTGACCGTCGTCGCCACCTACCGCTCCGACGACATCGACCGCTTCCATCCGCTGCGACCCGTGCTCGCCGAGCTCGACCGCACGCGTGCCGTCGTGCGCGTCGAGATCGCGCCGCTCAGCGCCGACGAGGTCGCTGAGCAGGTCGCACTCCTCTCGGCCAGGGACTTCCCCGACGACGACGTGCGCGCCCTCAGCGACCGCAGCGGCGGCATCCCGTTCCTCGTCGAAGAGCTCGTCGATCTGGGCGAGGCACAGCTGCCCGAGACGCTGCGCGACCTCGTGCTCGCTCGCTACGCCCGGCTCAGCGTCCTCTCGCAGGAAGTCGTCCGCGCGATGGCTGCGGGCGGGGTGCGCATCGATCACGACGTGCTCCGTGCTGTGTCCGGTCGCGACGATGACGAACTCGACGCCGCGCTCCGCGAGGCGATCGACGCGCGCGTCATCGTGGCCGACGGCGCCGGCTATGCGTTCCGCCATGCCCTCACCCAGGAGGCCGTCTCCGGCGAGATGCTGCCGAGCGAACGGGTGCGGGTCCACCGCCGCTACGCCGAGCACCTCGCCGCCCACCGCACCATCTCCCCCGACGCCGTGTCCGCCGAGGCCGAGCACTGGCTGGTCGCGCGCGAGATCACCCCGGCGTTCGACGCCACGGTCGTGGCGCTGCGGCGATCACGGGCGACATTCGCCCCCGCGACCTCCGTCAAGCTCGCCGAGCGGCTGACCGAGCTGTGGCCTCAGGTTCCGGATGCCGCGGCCCGATCGGGCACGACACTCGCCCAACTCCATCTCGGCGCCGCGCAGGCGTGGCACGAGCTGGGCGACGGCGAGCGCGCCCTGCGCGCCGCGAACGAGGGCCTTTCCGTCGCGGGCGACGAGCCGCTCGTGCGCGCGGCGCTCCTCCGCCAGCGTTTCGTGCACGAGTTCAACACCGACAAGCACCCCGACCGGTCCGACCTGCATGAGGCGATCTCACTGCTCGAAGGGCTCCCGGGCGAGGAGGCCCGCGTGCTCCTCTCCCGGACCCTCACCAACCTCGTCATCGAAGACAGCGGTCCGCAATCGCCGGGCAACCTCGAGCGGGCGATCGCGATCGCCGAAGAGCTCGGCGATGACACGGCGCTGGCCATCGCGCTCACCAACAAGTCGTGGCGCATCTCGGACCAGGAGCGGGACGAGCCTCGGGCGGTCGAGCCGCTCGAGCGAGCGCTCGCCCTCAAGGTCGATCCTGCCACGCGCGCCTACGCGGGCGAGGCGTACGTCAGCCTCCTCTCGCGTCTCGGGCGCTTCAGCGAGGCTGCGGCGCTGGGAAAGCAGCTCCATGCCGATGCATCCCGGGCGGGCATCGAGCGCGGGACGGCTGCCGGCATCGCCGTGGGCGTCGCGCACGCCCTGTTCGCGGTCGGCGATCCCGACGGCGCGCTGCGGTACGCGCAGCGGGCACGGCGGCTGCTGGACCGGCCATCGCGCCGTGCCGTCGTCCGGCTCCTCGCGACCCACTACGCATGGAACGACCAGCCCGAGGAGCGACGCGCGCTTCTCGAGGGGGAGCGTGCGACCCTCGAAGAGAGCGCGCGTCGACACCCCGAGCGGCGTGACTGGTGGGTCCCCGAGACCGTCGATGCCGCGCTGGCGGCGGCCGCGGGTCTGCCCCCGACGACGGATGCCTCGGACTGGCCCGGCCGCATCGCCTCGATCGCCGCAGTGGTTCAGGGCAAGGGGTCGCCGCCTGCTCAGCGCTACGCGGCGGCAGCGGGCGCCCTCGTCATCCGGGCGCTCGGAGCCGGCAGCTCCGTCGACGGGGTTCCCGAGCTGCGCCAGCTCGTCGCGACGGCGATCGACGACTGGCCCGCCGTCGGCGCGTCTCCCGTCATCGCGCGCTTCATCAGGGCGACCCTCGCCGACGCGGACGGCGGCGACCCGGTGGCAAGCGTCGAGCAGTGGCGCGAGGTGGTCGCGCAGACGACCGTCGGCATCATGCCGCTGCGTCACCGGCAGATTGCTCGACTGAGCCTTGCGCGGGCACTGATCGCATCAGGCGGTCGGGACGAGGCTGCCGAGGTGCTCCACGCGATCACGACGGATGCCCCGGCCGGCGGCATCGCGAGCGTCGGCCGGTGGGCGGCTGAACTCGCCCGTCGCGCGGGTGTCGCGGCATCCACTCACCCCGCGAGCGGCGTCACGGGGATCGATGCGCTCACGGCACGCGAGCGCCAAGTGCTCGCTCTCGTGGCCGAGGGTCTCACCAACTCGCAGATCGGCGAGCGCCTCTTCATCAGCCCGAAGACGGCGTCGGTGCACGTCTCGGCGATCCTTGCGAAGGTGGGCGCGGCGAACCGCGCCGAGGCGGCGGCGCTCTTCACCGCGGCTGCGGCCGAGGCAT